Genomic window (Croceicoccus sp. Ery15):
ACACCTCTTCCGAGGTGATGGTGATCTCTGCCTCGCGCGCGTTCTGGATCTGGATCAGCTCGTCCACCAGCTGCTGGACCACCTGTTCGCGTTCCTGCGGGGTCAGGCGGCGCTGGTTCGTCGCTTCCAGCCATGCGACGCGCTGGTCGATATCGGTCTGGGTGATGATCTCGCCATTGACCTTGGCGCTGGCGGTGCGGACGCCGGAAGTACCGTTTGCCGCAGGGGTGCTTTCCATTCCGACCGACGGGCCGATCGAGGGTTGCGCGCTTTGCCCCTGCGCCGCTGCCGGAAGCACGGCGATCAGCGCCGCGGCACAAATTCCCGCCGCACCGCGCTGCAATCTGGCAATCGTCACATCTGTCGTCATCATCAGCATCCCTTGCCGCATCTGCCCCTTACGCCGGACAGGCGCGGTAAAATCCTTGTGTCACGGTCCGTTACCGGAGCGCCGCTTGCCGGAAAGGCAGCACGGCCGGTCCTGCCCGCAGCGTCCCCTGTGCCGTGATCCGGCTTAACCGTGGCTGAGCCGGTTCACCATGAAGCAGCCCGCCATGTGCATCCCGGGGGAAAGGCCGTGTAGGGCGGCAGCGCCCTTTCGGCAATGGCCCTATGGGCGTGCATGCACCGGCCGGACCTATCAGAACCCGATGCCTTTCAGCCGGAAACGCAGCAGAAACGTATCGCCCGCCTGCGCATCGCCGGTGCTGCGTGTGTCGCGCCGCCATGTCAGGCCCAGTTCGATGCACTCATCCTCATACGCAACGCCCAGCCGCGTGCGCAGCGGATCGAAACCGTCCGACGTATTGCCGGGGTCCTCGGCCGCGTCGGTCAGGTTGATCACGGTCGATCCGAAAACCGACATGTGGTCCATGAACGCGACCCGGCCCGCAAGGCGGATTTCCTCGCGGTCGCGCAAATCTTCCAGCGTGTCGGGAATGTCGCGGTTCAAGCGCAGATAGCCCGCTTCCAGATAGGTGTCGCGCGTACCCACCGCGACGTCCCATTCGTTGCGGCGCACGGCCAGCGTATCCTTGTCCACGCGGAAGCGATGCGCGAATTTCACCCATTCGCGCCAGCGCACATCGACCCGCCCGACGATATCCGACGTATCGCCGGTAAGGCCGGTGCCGTCGGGATAGAGGTCTGAATTGCCCGACATGCGATAGCTTTGCCCAAGGCTGGCATCGATCCGCCAGCCCGGCGCGGTCCAGCGCCAGTCGAATCCGTATGTCAGCCGCACCCCGTCTTCCACGCGGTCGTAACCGGGAAAGCGGTTGAGCGAGAAGAGATTGGTATCCTCAAGGTCGAAGGCGCGCGAATCCTCGTTCGGGATGTCGAGATTCTTGATGTCGGGCGTCGCGACCAGCTGGATGTGCGGGGTCAGAACCTGTGTCCCGCCCAGAAAGGCGCCCGTCAGCGGATAGGTCACATCGATCGCGCCCAGCGCCACCCCGCGACCCTGCCAGCCCGACCGGCCCCGATACAGATCGACGCTGGTCAGCGCGTTGTCGGTGGAGTGATAGGCATCGCCGCGGGCCAGCGCGGTCAGTTCCACCACCTGTCCCCACGGGGTTAGTTCCCGCAGGTTCCATTCCGCACTGGCAAAGGCACGCTGCGTATCCTGTCCGTCAGCGCGGAACAGGGCCATCGAATTGGCCTGCAGCATGATTTGCCCGCCCAGCAGCGGATCGGCGATGCGGCGGCGGTAATCGATCGCGGGCAACGCCATCGGCACCAGCCCCTGTTCCTCGTCCACGCGCAGGGTCTGCGTCGCCCAGCCGGCAAAGGATAAATAGGAATCCTCGTCGATCCGCTCGACATTCACCATCGAACGCAGGCGGTCGTCGCGGCTGATGTCGTAACGGCGCAGGAAAGTGCGGTCGCTGGCGACGCGGATCGATCCGGTAACGCTCCAGTTCTCGTCCAGCTGGAACCGGCCGTTCGCATCGAAATAGCCGCGCAGGTCCTTTTCCTCTTGCGGCGTGATCTCGGTCGCATCGCCGATGGGCACGCGCGAGGACGAGGTGATGTACCCCGTCAGCTGATAGGCTCCGTCCTCGGTCAGCGCGGCATAGCGCGCCTGCGCCATGGGCAGCACTTCGGTATAGGCGGTGCCCTTCAGCGTCAGCTCGCGATTGGCGGCGATGCGCCAGTAATAGCCCGCCTCGACTTCCATCCCGTTCGATGCGGAAAAGCGCAGGTCGGGCGTGACAAGGCCCGATACCGGCTGGCCGTCGGCGCGGATTTCCATCCACGGCAAAGGCACCAGCGACAGGCCGAACAGTTCCAGCTTTGCCCCGCGGAACCGGATCATCTGCGTGGCGGGGTCATAGGCGACATTATCCGCCGTAATGCGCCAGCTCGGGTCCTGTCCGCAGCCGTCGGCATCCTCGACCGGGCAGGGGCTATAGGCCGCGTCGGTCAGCGTGACACGCTCGTCGTCCAGCCGCTCGCCCCGACGTGCGGCCATGCGCCCGCCCTGTGCCAGCACCAGCAGCATGTTCTGCATCGCGCCCGCGCGCAATTCGTCGGTCAGTTCCAGCCGGTCGGTGAACAGCACATTGCCGCTCTGGTCCACCAGCCGGATATCGCCGGTCGCCACGATCTGTCCGGTGGAGCGGTTCCAGCGCACTTCATCGGCCTGCAACTGCTGGTCCTGCCGGCGCAGCAGAACGCGGCCCGACGCGACGATGATTTCGTCGCCGCTTTCATACCCCAGTTCGTCCGCTTCGAATGCGATCTGGTTCTCGTCCTCGGGCGCCTCGATCCCGAATGGCGATTCCGGCGTGCCTGCGGGGGGAGGGGGCGCATCCTCGACACTGTCGGGATAAAGCGCGTGATCTATTTCGTCCCAAAAGCCCGGTTCGTCGATAGTGACGGGCGGCATGTCTGCGGGCGTCTGTTCCAGCAGATCCGCTCCGCTTTGCGGTTGGGCATTGGCATTCTGACCGTTGCTATCCTGCGCCATGGCAGGCAGCGCTGCGACCAGCGCTGCGCCCGCCAGCAGGCGCGCGGAAAAGCCCGCGATCACGCGGTTGGCAGCCATAACTCGATGAGCCGGCGGCAGAATTGGGGCCTGACCGTTCGCGGGAATTCGCATGTGACGCTGATGCTCGATCTCGAAAGGCTCTGATACGCGCGGGCGATGCGCCGGGGGTTGCAAACTATGGCCCGACGGGTCGCATCGGGCGGGACGGCTTGCCTATCGCACCGCCGCTCCCTAACTGCAATCGCGTAAAACCAGTGCTTGCCGGACACCGAAACCGGTTTGCCGTGCCGCCAACCCCTTCCGGCGGTGCATGAAAGCAGAATGACAGCAGGATAAAGGTCACTCCCATGAAGATTACTTTCGCCGAATCGCTTCCCGCCGATCTGCGCGTCACCGTCCTGCCGGTGGGCGAGGGGGCGCTGCCCGAAACCCTGCCCGCCACGGTGCGCGACGGGGCCAAGGCCAGCCGCTTTGCGGGCAAGGCGGGCCAGCTGTTCGACGGCTTCGCCGAAGTGGACGGAACAGTGCAGCAGATCGTTCTGCTGGGAACGGGCAAGGGCGATGCATCTTCGCTGGAACGCGCGGGCGCGGTGCTGTCGGCGAAATATCTCACATCGGGCAAAAAGGCGCTGGGCATGGATCTGTCCGCGACCGGCATCGACGCATCGGGCGCGGCGGCGCTGCTGCTGGGTGCGCGGCTGCGGGCGTGGCGGATCGACACCTATCGCACCACGCTGAAGGACGAGCAGAAGCCTTCGCTGACAGAAATCGTCGTGACCGGCGCGCCCGCGGGCAGCGAAGCGGCATGGGATGACGCCGCCGCGGTCGCAACCGGCGTCGAATTCACGCGCGAACTGGTCAGCGAACCGGCCAATACGATCTATCCCGAAACCTTCGTCGAACGGTGCAAGGCGCGTCTGGAAGGCAGCGGCGTGGAAATCACCGTGCTGACCGTCGACGATATGGCGCGGCTGGGCATGGGCGCGCTGCTGGGCGTGGGGCAGGGGTCGATCGACCGGCCTGCGCGCATCATCGCCATGCACTGGAAGGGCGGCGGCGACGAAGCGCCGGTCGCTTTCGTGGGCAAGGGCGTGACCTTCGATTCGGGCGGCATTTCGATCAAACCTGCTGCCGGCATGGAAGAAATGAAGTGGGACATGGGCGGCGCGGGCGCGGTCGCAGGCACGATGCTGGCGCTGGCAAAGCGCAAGGCCAAGGCCAATGTCGTGGGCATCTGCGGCCTGACCGAGAATATGCCCGATGGCAATGCGCAGCGCCCGGGAGACATCGTGAAATCGATGTCGGGCCAGACGATCGAAGTGATCAACACCGATGCCGAAGGACGCCTTGTGCTGTGCGATGCGCTGACCTGGGTGCAGCAGACATTCAAACCCGCCAAGATCGTCGATCTGGCCACTTTGACCGGCGCCATCCTGATCTCGCTGGGCAAGGAACACGCGGGCCTGTTCTCGAACAATGACGAGCTTTCCGAGGCGCTGACTGCCGCGGGCAAGAGCGTGGGCGAGAAATTGTGGCGTTTTCCGCTGGCCCCCGAATACGACAAGCTGCTCGATTCGCAGATTGCGGACATGAAGAACGTGGGTCCGCGTTTCGGCGGCTCTATCACGGCTGCCCAGTTCCTGCAGCGTTTCATCCAGAACGATACGCCTTGGGCACATCTGGACGTGGCAGGCATGGTCTGGGCCGACAAGCCGGGCGCGACCTGGGACAAGGGGGCGACCGGCTATGGCGTGCGGCTTCTCGACCGGTTCGTGCGCGACACGCTGAAGGGCTGATGCAACAGCCGTGGCGCGGGTCGATTTCTATCATCTGACGCGCGACAGCGCGGAATCGGCCCTTGCCATGCTGGCGGGCAAGGTGCTGGGCGCGGGGCAGCGCATGATGGTCGTCAGCGCCGACCCCGCCCAGCGCAGCGCGATTTCGCGGCAATTATGGGAAGCGCCCGGTTTCCTCGCCAATGGTGAGGCGGGCGGTGAAAACGATGCGCGCCAGCCGGTGCTGATCGGCGAAAGCCCCGCTGCGGCCAATGATGCGGGCATCGTCGCGTTGGCCGATGGCCGCTGGCGCGAAGAGGCGCTGGGATTCGACCGTGCGCTTCTGCTATTCTCCGAATCGACGATCGCAGATGCGCGTGTATGCTGGCGCGCATTGGGCCAGCAGGCCGGTATCGAACGTCATTACTGGAGCCAGGATGCGTCGGGACGCTGGCGCGAGGGGCCCTGATTTAGAACGCTAACGTCCGGGGGGAACGAAAGCATGAAGACAGATCGCATGACCGCCATGGCCGCACTGGCCCTTTCCGCCTTGACCCTTGCCGCGTGCGGCGGCGGGGGGGATGCCGATGACGGCGGCACCACCATCACCACGCCCGACGGCAGCGTCACGGTTGGCGATGACGACGATGGTACCATGACCTTGCGTGCCGACGGGGCCGAGGCCGTGGTGAAAACCGGAACCGGCAGTGCGGAAAATCTGCCCAAGGGCTTTACCGCATATCCCGGCGCGAAAATCACCATGAGCGTCGAGGGCAATCAGGGCGGCAAAAGCGGCGGCATGATCGCCATGGAAACCTCTGCCCCGCCCGAAAAAGTGATCGCCTTCTATAGGAAACAGGCTGAAAACGCGGGGCTGGAGATCGAGAGCGAGGGCCAGTTTTCGGGCAGCCAGGTACTGGGCGCCCGCAGCGACGCTTTGGGCGTGAACGTGGTCGCCAATGGCGGCGATGGCAAGACACAGGTGCAAATTGCCTATGGGACCGAGGGATAGGGATCAGGGCGCGCGCCGTGGCGAGAGGCAATCTTAAAGGGCCACTCGGCCCCGTCATGCTGGCGCTATTGATCGGAGTGGCGCTGTTCATGGTCGTGGCAGTCAATACACCCGATCAGGCGGCGCAATTTTCCCGTCCTGACGGATTTTACGACAATATGTTCGGCAAGATCGGCACTGCGCTGCTCTTTGCGGCGGGTGTTTCGATCGTCGTGTTCATCGTGCGAAAGCTGTTCGGCAAATGACCGACGCGTGTAATTCCTTTCGCAAGTTCGGTCGCTCCGCATAACCGGCCCCACAACAGGCCAACCACAACAGGGTTGTGCCCGTCCGTCCGCGCGGCTAGGGGCGCGGGCATCGCGCGGCTGCCGATTTTCACCCGCGCGCACCCGATTTCACGCAGAGGAATAATACCATGGCGGTTACCCGCACCTTTTCGATCATCAAGCCCGATGCCACCCGCCGCAACCTGACCGGCGGCGTCACCAAGATGCTGGAAGAAGCCGGCCTGCGCGTCGTCGCTTCCAAGCGCATCCAGATGAGCCGCGAACAGGCCGAAGGCTTTTACGCCGTTCACAAGGAACGCCCCTTCTTTGGCGAGCTGGTCGAATTCATGATCAGCGGCCCCGTGGTCGTGCAGGTGCTGGAAGGCGAAGACGCCGTAAAGCGTAACCGCGACGTGATGGGCGCGACCAATCCCGCCGATGCAGCCGAAGGCACCATTCGCAAAACCTATGCCGAATCGATCGAAGCCAATTCGGTCCACGGTTCGGACAGCGACGAAAACGCGAAGATCGAGATCGACTTCTTCTTCAAGCCCGAAGAAATCGTCGGCTGATCATCCCGTTTCGGGACATTACAGCCCCGCAAGGACCATTAGGTTTCTGAACGGGCTTTGTAATATATTAGGCCCCCTCGATTTGCTATCCTGCCCCGATAAAGGGCATGAAGGGATCGAGGGGGCCTTTGTCATGTTGCGGGTATTTGCGCTGATCTATCTGTTGGTGGGCATTGCCCTGTCCGCGTGGATCGGCCTGTATCTGATGGCCGTCGTAGCACAGCCCGACCCGCTGGCACCCACCGTGCTGAACGCCATGTCGGTGCCGGGATCGTTCCTGACCCGCTTTACCGGACCCGATCAGCCATGGATGGACCTCTTGGTCTGGGCCGGATCGGTGCTGGTAAATTTCGGCTTGCTCAGCTGGCTGGCCGATAATCTGGGCGAATAGGGGCCCTAGAACTCATCAGCCGCGGCGCGCAGGCCCGCCAGCCGTTTGGGCGCGACCGCGCGCCAGCTGCGTTCGACCCATTCACCCACATGGTCCCAATCGACGCCGGGGCGGTTGAGGATCAGGCCGGCCCAGCCGCTGGCCCCGTAATAGGCGGGGCGGAACCAGATTTCGGGATCGCGGGCGGCCATTTCCTCCACCTCGTCCACGCCGGAGGTTTTGACCAGCACGGCAATATGCGCCTCGCCATGGTGGCGGTCGGCAAAATGAGCAAAGAACTTCCCGCTCTTCCCGCCGGTGTGCCACGCGGGACTGCCATGCGAATCGCGAACCTCTGCCTCGGGCAGGGCCAGCGCGATGCGGCCGACCCGTTCGAACAGCCAGTCGGCGCGAAACGGGCGGCTGACCAGATCTTCCAGACAGCGCGAATAAAGCTGGTGTTCGGCAAACAACACGCGCGCGGCCAGCGTTTCGCCGGTGTCGTCGGGCAGGATCGCCACCGGCGTCTGGCCCAGCACCGGCCCGTCGTCCAGCTCCGCCGTGACCAGATGGACCGAACATCCGCCATGGCTGTCACCGGCTGCAATCGCGCGGCCATGCGTGTCCAGCCCCTTGTATTTCGGCAGCAGCGAAGGATGGATATTGACCATGCGACCTTCCCACCGGCCCACGAATGCGGGGGTCAGGATGCGCATATATCCGGCCAGTGCGACATATTCCGCCCCCGCATCGCGGATCGCGGCATCCATCGCATCGTCATGCTCGGGCCGCTTCATCCCTTTGTGCGGCAGGGCAAAGGTCGCCACACCTTCGGCCCTGGCCAGCGCCAGCCCCTTAGCATCAGGATTGTTCGATGCGACCAGCACGATCTCATACGGACAGTTTTCGCGGCGGCTGGCGTAAAGCAGCGCGGCCATATTGCTGCCCGTGCCGCTGATCAGCACGGCGACGCGGGCCTTGGCGGCAATGGACGTCGATGACGGCGCGATCATGCCCGATCCGCCATTTGCGGAACCGGCCCGCCTGTCCGTTGCTGTCCGTGAAGCAATGTCATTTCCATACCCGATAGCGCACCAGTTAGCGCGGTCTCTCCCTATTGGCTTGGCAGGGCGGCGGCAAGACGGACAGGCGGGATAATGGCGGTTTCACTGTTGCCGCAACTGATGCGCGCGGCTAGCTAGAGCCCGACGGGCGCTCGCAAAAGGAAGTTGTGATGCGCGGCCTATGGCTTGGAATTATTGCATTAACATTCGGGACCGGTTCTGCCGCCCATGCACAGGAAAGCGCCGGGGAAGGCATAGTCGAAGAAGCGGAAGGGCCGCATCATCTGTCCCTTGTCATCGGCGGAACCCATGTGGACCAGGCGGATGAAACCGCGTTCACTCTGGGTGTCGACTATGAATACCGGATCAGCGAATTGCTGGGTGTCGGCTTTGTCGCTGAACACGCCTTTGGAGAGCTGGATTCGACCACGCTGATCGCGGCGGCCGACATCCATCTGTTCGAGGGGCTGGCCGTGCAGGTCGGACCCGGCGTGGAGTTTGCCGAGGGCGAGGAATTCCTGATGGGCCGACTGGGGGCGGTCTATGAATTCGAACTGGGTAACGGCATGACGCTGTCACCCCAGCTACACTATGATTTTTCCGAAGGGGAAGATGCGGTGGTGTTCGGCGCAGCCATCGGCCGCGCCTTTTAAACACTTGGCGAACCGCGGCGCACGCGTCCTATTGCGCGTGCGTTGCGGTCCAGTCGGCGCGGGCGGACCAATCGCCAGCCTTGCCCGAAACGGTGCAGCCGCGTGCGCCGGTGCGGATTTCGCCGATGCGGAACACGGTTTCGCCCGCGGCTTCCAGATCGGCGGTCAGCGAAGCGGCTTCATCAGGCGCAACCGCCAGCACCATGCCGATGCCGCAATTGAAGGTGCGCGCCATTTCCTCCGGCTCGATATTGCCCTGCGCCTGCAGGAACGCCATCAACCGCGGCTGGTCCCAGCTGCCCGCGCCGATATGGGCATGCAGATGATCGGGCAGCACGCGCGGCACGTTTTCCAAAAGGCCGCCGCCGGTGATATGGGCCAGCGCATGGATGCGGCCCGCCCGGATCGGGCCAAGCAGCGTCTTCACATAAATCTTCGTCGGCGCGATCAGCGCGTCGATCAACAGGGTTTCGTGATCGAACAGGGCGGGGTGGTCCAGCTTCCATTCCTTGTCCGCCGCCAGACGGCGCACCAGCGAATAGCCGTTGGAATGCACCCCCGAACTGGCAAGGCCCAGCAGCACGTCTCCGTCAGCGACCTTGTCGCCCGTCAATTGCTCGCCGCGTTCGACCGCGCCCACGCAGAAACCGGCCAGGTCGTAATCGCCCGCCGCATACATGCCGGGCATTTCCGCCGTCTCGCCCCCGATCAGCGCGCAGCCGGCCATCTTGCACCCTTCGGCAATGCCCGCGACGACACGTTCCGCCACGCCGTTTTCCAGCTTGCCGGTCGCGAAATAGTCGAGGAAGAAGAGCGGTTCGGCCCCCTGCACGATCAGATCGTTGACGCACATGGCGACCAGATCGATGCCGATATGGTCGTGCCGGTCGGCATCTATGGCCAGCTTTACCTTGGTCCCCACGCCGTCATTGGCGGCAACCAGCAGCGGATCGGTATAGCCTGCCGCCTTGGGATCGAAGAACCCGCCGAAACCGCCCAGCTCGCTGGTGGCGCCGGGGCGGGCGGTGGATTTCGCCAGCGGGGCGATCGCCTTTACCAGCGCATTGCCCGCGGCGATCGACACGCCGGCCTGTTCGTAACTATAGCTTTTCGGGCTGTCGCTCTTGTCGTTCATCGCATTTCCCGGCTGGGCACACAGGCCCCGATCAAGTCTGCGGTGCGCGGCAATATGCGCGACGCACCGGTGAAGGGGCAGCGCCTATCGCTTTCCGGCTTGGATTTCCACGGCCATTTGGGCAAAGAAGCGGGCATGAACGCCATTATGCTTCTTGTGCGTGGCCGCTAGGCCGCCCTAAGCCTTTTTCCGATATGTCGATTTCGCTTTCGAATCCTGTTCGCGACACGCTGCCTTACCGCGCGATTTTCGTCGTATTCGTGCTGACGGCGCTGGCTTTGGCGGGCTGGCGCGTCGCCGCGCAGGTCGAAGGGGATCGCGGCATCGCCCCCATCGCCAGCAGCGGCGATTTCGAAGTGGACGGCATTTCGGTGAACGCCACCGGCAAAACGGCCGAGGAAGCGCGCACCAATGGCTGGCTTCAGGCGCAGCGCAAGGCGTGGGACGTGCTCTATGCCCGCACCCATGCCGGTGCCAAGGCACCGCAAGTGCCCGATTCGCGTCTGGCTCAGATGGTATCCGCCGTGGTGGTAGAGCGCGAGGAGATCGGCCCGCGCCGCTATGTCGCAAAGCTGGGCGTGATTTTCGACCGCGCGCGCGCAGGGGAATTGTTCGGCCAGACCGATGCGATGGTGCGGTCCGCGCCGATGCTGGTGCTGCCGGTGACCTATTCGGGCGGAGTCGCGCAGCTTTATGAACATCGCACGCCGTGGCAGCGCGCATGGGCACAGTTCCGCACGGGTTCCAGCCCGATCGATTACGTGCGCCCGTTCGGCGCGGGCGGCGAATCGCTGCTTTTGACCGCGGGACAGGCTAGCCGCCGCAGCCGTAGCTGGTGGCGCAACATCCTTGACGAATTCGGCGCGGCGGACGTGCTGGTGCCGGTGGCGCGGCTGGAACGCCAATGGCCGGGCGGTCCGGTGGTGGGAACATTCACCGCGCGCCACGGGCCCGACAATGCTTATCTGGGCAGCTTTACCATGACGGCGGCGGACGATGCCGAATTGCCCGCCATGCTGGAACGCGCGGTCGAGCGCATGGATGCGGTCTATGCGCGCGCCATGGCCGATGGTCGCCTGCGGGTCGACAATACGCTGAACGTGGAAGAGGCGACCATCGACCCCGCCCTGATCGAGGCGCTGACACGCGAAGCCGCACCTGCTGCTCCGGCCAACGCGCCGCAGCCGGGCACTGCCGCACCGGTGCCGCAGCCGGTAACCGCGCAGCCCGCCGCTCCGCTCAGCCGGTTCGCGGTGCAGGTGGCCACGCCCGACCCCGCATCGCTGGATGCCGCGCTGACGGGCATCAACGGTACGCCGGGCGTTGCGAATACCACGGTCGGCAGCCTTGCCATCGGCGGCACTTCGGTGCTGCAGGTGGGCTATGCCGGCAATCTCGACGGTCTTGCCGAAGCCCTGCGCGCCCGCGGCTGGCAGGTGACGCAAGGGGCCGATGCGCTGCGCATTTCGCGTTAGGCCATGGCCGCGCCGCCCAAACCCTTTGCCGGACAGATCCCGCTGCCCCTAATGCGGCACGGCGGTTCGACCCGCATCGTGATCGGCCCCGCGAACGAGGACGTGCTGGAGGCCTGTCGCCTTGCCGATAGCTGGCCGTTTCGCACCGCGCTTTTGTGGGGAGAGCCGCGATCGGGCAAATCGCTGATCGCGCGCTGGTTTGCTGAAAGCGGTCTGGGCGACGCCATCGATGATGCGCAAGCGCTGGACGAGGACGCGATCTTCCACCGCTGGAACCGCGCGCAGGAAGCGCGCCGCCCGCTGCTGATCGTCGGGCCGCCGGTGCCGGACAGCTGGCAAGTCACCCTTCCCGATCTCGGCTCGCGGTTGGGCGCGGCGCTGAATCTGCGGATCGAAACGCCCGATGACACGATGATCGAGGGGTTGATCGAGGCGCATGCCGAAGCGCGCGGGCTTGCATTGGCGGACGGGGCCACCACTTACCTCGTGCCGCGCGCGCCGCGCAGCTTTGCGGGGGTAGAGGCTCTGGTCGCGGAAATCGACCGCATCAGCCTTGAACGCAAGATCCCCGCGACGCTGGCGGTCTGGCGCGAGGCGCTGGACATTCTGGGCGGCGGCACGGGCGAGCAGGGCGATCTCCTTTAACAGGCGGCCTGCTTTAAGTTGCGGTGATCGCCCAACCGAT
Coding sequences:
- a CDS encoding LPS-assembly protein LptD — its product is MAANRVIAGFSARLLAGAALVAALPAMAQDSNGQNANAQPQSGADLLEQTPADMPPVTIDEPGFWDEIDHALYPDSVEDAPPPPAGTPESPFGIEAPEDENQIAFEADELGYESGDEIIVASGRVLLRRQDQQLQADEVRWNRSTGQIVATGDIRLVDQSGNVLFTDRLELTDELRAGAMQNMLLVLAQGGRMAARRGERLDDERVTLTDAAYSPCPVEDADGCGQDPSWRITADNVAYDPATQMIRFRGAKLELFGLSLVPLPWMEIRADGQPVSGLVTPDLRFSASNGMEVEAGYYWRIAANRELTLKGTAYTEVLPMAQARYAALTEDGAYQLTGYITSSSRVPIGDATEITPQEEKDLRGYFDANGRFQLDENWSVTGSIRVASDRTFLRRYDISRDDRLRSMVNVERIDEDSYLSFAGWATQTLRVDEEQGLVPMALPAIDYRRRIADPLLGGQIMLQANSMALFRADGQDTQRAFASAEWNLRELTPWGQVVELTALARGDAYHSTDNALTSVDLYRGRSGWQGRGVALGAIDVTYPLTGAFLGGTQVLTPHIQLVATPDIKNLDIPNEDSRAFDLEDTNLFSLNRFPGYDRVEDGVRLTYGFDWRWTAPGWRIDASLGQSYRMSGNSDLYPDGTGLTGDTSDIVGRVDVRWREWVKFAHRFRVDKDTLAVRRNEWDVAVGTRDTYLEAGYLRLNRDIPDTLEDLRDREEIRLAGRVAFMDHMSVFGSTVINLTDAAEDPGNTSDGFDPLRTRLGVAYEDECIELGLTWRRDTRSTGDAQAGDTFLLRFRLKGIGF
- a CDS encoding leucyl aminopeptidase: MKITFAESLPADLRVTVLPVGEGALPETLPATVRDGAKASRFAGKAGQLFDGFAEVDGTVQQIVLLGTGKGDASSLERAGAVLSAKYLTSGKKALGMDLSATGIDASGAAALLLGARLRAWRIDTYRTTLKDEQKPSLTEIVVTGAPAGSEAAWDDAAAVATGVEFTRELVSEPANTIYPETFVERCKARLEGSGVEITVLTVDDMARLGMGALLGVGQGSIDRPARIIAMHWKGGGDEAPVAFVGKGVTFDSGGISIKPAAGMEEMKWDMGGAGAVAGTMLALAKRKAKANVVGICGLTENMPDGNAQRPGDIVKSMSGQTIEVINTDAEGRLVLCDALTWVQQTFKPAKIVDLATLTGAILISLGKEHAGLFSNNDELSEALTAAGKSVGEKLWRFPLAPEYDKLLDSQIADMKNVGPRFGGSITAAQFLQRFIQNDTPWAHLDVAGMVWADKPGATWDKGATGYGVRLLDRFVRDTLKG
- a CDS encoding DNA polymerase III subunit chi, encoding MARVDFYHLTRDSAESALAMLAGKVLGAGQRMMVVSADPAQRSAISRQLWEAPGFLANGEAGGENDARQPVLIGESPAAANDAGIVALADGRWREEALGFDRALLLFSESTIADARVCWRALGQQAGIERHYWSQDASGRWREGP
- the ndk gene encoding nucleoside-diphosphate kinase: MAVTRTFSIIKPDATRRNLTGGVTKMLEEAGLRVVASKRIQMSREQAEGFYAVHKERPFFGELVEFMISGPVVVQVLEGEDAVKRNRDVMGATNPADAAEGTIRKTYAESIEANSVHGSDSDENAKIEIDFFFKPEEIVG
- the purN gene encoding phosphoribosylglycinamide formyltransferase; its protein translation is MIAPSSTSIAAKARVAVLISGTGSNMAALLYASRRENCPYEIVLVASNNPDAKGLALARAEGVATFALPHKGMKRPEHDDAMDAAIRDAGAEYVALAGYMRILTPAFVGRWEGRMVNIHPSLLPKYKGLDTHGRAIAAGDSHGGCSVHLVTAELDDGPVLGQTPVAILPDDTGETLAARVLFAEHQLYSRCLEDLVSRPFRADWLFERVGRIALALPEAEVRDSHGSPAWHTGGKSGKFFAHFADRHHGEAHIAVLVKTSGVDEVEEMAARDPEIWFRPAYYGASGWAGLILNRPGVDWDHVGEWVERSWRAVAPKRLAGLRAAADEF
- the purM gene encoding phosphoribosylformylglycinamidine cyclo-ligase, whose translation is MNDKSDSPKSYSYEQAGVSIAAGNALVKAIAPLAKSTARPGATSELGGFGGFFDPKAAGYTDPLLVAANDGVGTKVKLAIDADRHDHIGIDLVAMCVNDLIVQGAEPLFFLDYFATGKLENGVAERVVAGIAEGCKMAGCALIGGETAEMPGMYAAGDYDLAGFCVGAVERGEQLTGDKVADGDVLLGLASSGVHSNGYSLVRRLAADKEWKLDHPALFDHETLLIDALIAPTKIYVKTLLGPIRAGRIHALAHITGGGLLENVPRVLPDHLHAHIGAGSWDQPRLMAFLQAQGNIEPEEMARTFNCGIGMVLAVAPDEAASLTADLEAAGETVFRIGEIRTGARGCTVSGKAGDWSARADWTATHAQ
- a CDS encoding heavy-metal-associated domain-containing protein, producing MSISLSNPVRDTLPYRAIFVVFVLTALALAGWRVAAQVEGDRGIAPIASSGDFEVDGISVNATGKTAEEARTNGWLQAQRKAWDVLYARTHAGAKAPQVPDSRLAQMVSAVVVEREEIGPRRYVAKLGVIFDRARAGELFGQTDAMVRSAPMLVLPVTYSGGVAQLYEHRTPWQRAWAQFRTGSSPIDYVRPFGAGGESLLLTAGQASRRSRSWWRNILDEFGAADVLVPVARLERQWPGGPVVGTFTARHGPDNAYLGSFTMTAADDAELPAMLERAVERMDAVYARAMADGRLRVDNTLNVEEATIDPALIEALTREAAPAAPANAPQPGTAAPVPQPVTAQPAAPLSRFAVQVATPDPASLDAALTGINGTPGVANTTVGSLAIGGTSVLQVGYAGNLDGLAEALRARGWQVTQGADALRISR
- a CDS encoding ATPase, whose product is MAAPPKPFAGQIPLPLMRHGGSTRIVIGPANEDVLEACRLADSWPFRTALLWGEPRSGKSLIARWFAESGLGDAIDDAQALDEDAIFHRWNRAQEARRPLLIVGPPVPDSWQVTLPDLGSRLGAALNLRIETPDDTMIEGLIEAHAEARGLALADGATTYLVPRAPRSFAGVEALVAEIDRISLERKIPATLAVWREALDILGGGTGEQGDLL